Part of the Kordiimonas pumila genome is shown below.
CATCAGCATCTCGTGCAGCGAGAGCGATCACAACCCGTGCGGGCTGGTCAGTATCAGCCTTTATTCTTTTAGGTGTAGCTGCTTGCAGTGCCAAAGCTTGATCTGAGCCGGAGATAATATTTTCATACAGAGTTATAGCACGTTCATAATTTTGCTCTGCCTCCTCCTTGTACAAAGTAACGGGGCGCACCACAAAAGCATATAGAAGCACAATAAACGCAAGCCCTGCAGCTATCATCAACAACAGCCGTTCGCGGGCTGATAACATATTCCAATACCCTATCATCTACTTGCTCCCGCATTAAGGTTAAGGGAAATATCTGTCAGGATAACAGGGCCTTCCTGCCGGCTACTACCTTCTGAAAAAGCGATACCAGATGCGTTCATTTTTTGCCTGAATGTATCAGCCTCAGCAAAACTGCTGAAGGCAAGTGTCAAGGTATACTCAGTCCGGCTCTGATCATAGCGCACCCCGTCAAGAGAAGCTCCCTCCACGCCAGATAGCACCTTAAAAAAGGCCGAAGATACAGATAAAAACTGCCCACCCTGCTTTTCTTCTGCATCCTTGATTTTACTGCGCATTTGCGCTTCAAGGTTCACAATGCGTTTCACATCAGGAAAAGCCTTTTTAAACTTTTCTTCCGCCGCCTCGTACAAGACTTCTGCCTTGTCGTTGTAGGATTGCGCCATATAAAATGTACCCGCAGCCCATGTAAAAAAACAAATCATTGCAAGGATGGCAGATCGTTTAAACAAAGGTATAAAAGCAAAAACATTAGTGTGTTTTGCGTAAGGCCCAGTCAGTATATTTGCCTCAGTCTCTAATGCCTTCGCCAAAAACGTCTTCCAAACCTGCTCTGTCAAGGCGGCTGGCAATATCAGGTCGGGCACCATAAGAACTGCAAGATCAGGCTCCCCGCAAAAGCCGCTACCATCTGCCATGCGCACCACTACATTTCCTTCAGGGGTTACTGCCACGGCATGCTCAGCCTGCACAGGCAAAAGGCAATAATCAGGCAAAACCCTGTCGGGTGAAACCCCTATACTATTTGTAAATTCAAGCACGTTATCTAGAAACGACCGCGCAGCAGCAATGATAAATGCCTTCCCGCTCTCTGGTTGCCCGATAAGGGAAAAGTGAGTATCCATTATGGGTGTTGCACACAGATCAGCCATCAGGTTCGGCAGGATTTTCTGCAGTTTAGCTGCCCCAAGTACAGGTACATCAACCACCCAACTAGAAAAGGCCGCTCCTTCACATACCACAATGGTTTTATCGGCCTCTACCGCCCTTTCTGCGACATCCCCTACAGGCACATCTGCAAGCCACACACCCGCCTCAGAAACAAAACCAGTCCGTTTCAGCTCTCTAGCGGAGGCACCTATTTCAAGAAGCAAATATTTACTCATTTCCATACCCCTCTGGTACGGGAAAGTACAAGGCTAGTGCCATCATCCTGCATTCCAATTGTAGAAGCCATGACATAAACTGCATCCTGAAACTGAACTTTTATAGTCGCTAGATAAGCTTGTGGCTTCAGTGTAATGTGCGCCCGTGTTTCCTGTGGAATTATCATACCGTTAAACAGTCGTTCTTTCCAAAACGCAGCCACGCTGGCATACCCCGCACTAGGCCGCTCTGATATCAAAACTGCCGCTTCCGAGAGCGATATTTTACCGCCCATCAAACTAACAAGAAGCGGCGCCTGATAAGGTAGCAAGCTGTTGACCTGCAACGCGCTTGGTGCACTATCAGGACGCACACATAAAAAAGGTTTTATCGCTTCCAGCACTTCGAGGCTGTAGCCTTTTACCAACCTAAGCTCGCTAATATCAGCCATCAGGGTGTTAGCTGCCCGGTATGGGGCCTTGCCAAGCGCATAATCATAATCTTCAGCACCAGCTGGGCTTGGGCGTGTATCTGTATCCAGCCAGTCTTTCAATGTGGCCGTCAAGTGCGCGGCGTGCCCATCCGCAAAGCCTGCAGCAGCCAGAAGGCTCTGATAGCGTATCATGCCGTCTGTCATATCGTTTGTGGGCACCGTATCTACAGGGTTATAGAGAAGGCTGTTCACGTTAAAACAATTGCTGGCATCTGCAAGGGTGCCGGTCACACTGCCACCATCAATCGGGTAGGTTAAGGCCTGTGCGCTATTAAGCCCCATGTAATTTTTTATTGCCTGATCCTGCTGGTTAAGTTTTTCAGCATATATACGAGCTATATTTTCCCCGCCGTATGCATAAAGCCGGGCCTGATCATACATATCGGTGCGTGCCGTTTTCCTGATAGAAAAATTCATCGTATCAAATGCCAACACTGCACCCGCACTCATGGCGGACACAATCACCATCACCATCACAAGGGCTGCGCCTTTATCCGACGTGATAGCGCCCGTCACAGATTGCAGCGTAAGAAGAAAGCGGTTCATCCACGCACCCCCACAGCTAGTAGTGTATGTACCGTGCCTTTACCGCCTAACTGCAATTTCAAGTCAACCAAATCTGGCATGTAACTACCTGCAAGAGAGGCAGGTTGCCAATCTTGCAGCCAAACAGTGTCTTTTTGGAACCGTATTTCAAGAGCCTTCACACCCGTAATAAGCGTTTGATCATGATATACAGAATCTGGTGTTCTATCAGGCTGACTATAGGACCTGCGCACAAGCTGGCCTTCCTTCAGCCAGTATTCAACAAGCTCCAGTGAGGGCAATGATGTACCAGCTTCCATCACCATTTTCCCGCCGCGAACAAAGCGCAGTAAAGGCGTATCACTATTACCTTTTTCACCGCTTTTAAAAGCTGGTTCAGTACCACCGTACACACCGCGCACTGGGCGCACCAAAACGCTGTCCATGTCTTCTTTTAAAACCTGCTGCACCGCCTGCAGCCGTGTTGTTAGCGCATCAGCCACAAACAGGCTTGTTTGGCCCTTCTGGTAGTTGGAATATACACCAACGCCCGCGGCACTTACGGCAGCAAAAACCACCACCGCAACCAGTGTTTCAATAAGGGAAAAGCCTAGTTCACTTTTCACTCTGCCCTCCTGTAGGCGGTACGCTTGACAAGTGTGTGCCCCCCCTCTGCATCCAGAACAGCAATATCAATTACCAATATATCATTTTCAGGCATGAGCCGTACCTGTTCGCGCCACATATACCGGCTGCCAAGTTGGTCTTCTTCGCCGCTTCGGTTGCCGGGTACAGGCAGTGCTGCAGACCCAAGGGCAAGCGCCGTTCTGTTGTCTGCAACAATAGCCGCTAGTGTTTTATCCTGAAGCTGGTGCGTAACCCGAAGTGAACCTGCTTGTCCGTCCAGCAAAGCAACGGCTGTCAGCGCCAGAATAGCTGTTGCTACAAGCATTTCAATTAGGGAAAAACCATTATCCGCCTTCAGGTTCATGCTGTTTAGTCCTGTTTCCAGTTGCCAATATCAGCACTCAGGCCTTCACCACCAAGGCGACCATCAGCCCCATACGAGAAAATATCATACGTGCCGTGCTCACCGGGGTAGAGATACTGGTAATCATTGCCCCATGGGTCATTTGGTAGGTCTTTGATAATACCCTCACTTCTAAGCGACGAGCCTTTAGGAGCCTTTGTCAGCACCTCAACACCTTCTTCAGTAGTAGGATAGCGGCGGGCTTCCATCCGGAACATTTCAACCGCTTGATCAAGGCGGCTAATGTCAACACGGGCCTTGTCTACCATAGCACGGTCGCTGCTTGGCATCACATTGATAACAACAACAGTTGTCAGCAGGCCCATAATAACAATTACGACCATCAGTTCGATTAGGGAAAAACCATCATCTGCACGAGCATTTTTAAGCATCTGCCGCAGTCTTTTCATCATTATGTTTTTCATCTCGTTTCTCCGTTACTTCAAAATCAGGCTGTTCAATTGCAAGATTGGCAGCATGATAGACATAACAATTGTACCAACAACAACACCCATGAGCACAACGATCATAGGTTCTAAAAGGCTTAATGCTTTTTTGGAAAAATCATCAAATTCCCGGTCCAGATAATCTGCAACCCGGCTCAGCATATCTGCAATACGCCCGCTTTTTTCGCCCGCCGCCATCATGTATGACAACATGGGAATAAACATGCCAGACTGCCTGATGGCAGCAGATGCGGCCACCCCTTCACGCACTTCGGCAATAATGCTTTCAAGGGCCTTGTGCATGGGTGCATTCATCACTGTTGCCTTTGAGGCTGTCATGGCCTCCAGAAGCGGGCTTCCGCCATCTACAAGGGTGCCAACTGACCGCGCAAACCGCGCCGTATTAACGGTGCGTATAAGCCTGCCAATAAGCGGTAAGGCCAATAGCACACTATGAATCCTGTATTTAAAATCTGGGCGACGCATCAAAGCAATAAAACCCGCCACACCGCTGACGGCCACAAGCAACAACACGATACCATAATCAACCATAAAGCCAGACACCGCGACAACGATCTGCGTAAGAAGCGGCAAGGCATGGCCGTACCCCTCAAACTGGGTTACCACCTTGGGCACTACAAAAACCATCATGGCACAGATCACACCAAACGCCACAACAGACAGAACCGCAGGATATAGCAGCGCTGTCTGTATTTTAGCACTTATCTCCTCCGACTTTTCCCTGTGGTCCGCAATACGGGAAAGAATACGGCCAATATCACCAGATGCCTCGCCCGCTGCCACCATTGACCTGTATAAACTGTCAAATGTTGCGGGTTCCTGCTCTAGTGCCTGTGACAGTCGCATTCCCTCCATCACGCGGGTGCGCACCCGCATCAGCACACGGCGCACAGCAGGCTTTTCCGACTGCCCGGCAATGGTACTAACCGCCTCTTCAACCGGCGCGCCAGCCTCAAGCAATGTTGCAAGCTGGCGGGTAACCAGTGCCACATCGCGCGAGGATATTTTGTCTGTCATCGCAGCAAAACTAAAGCCCGATTTTTTATCCCGGCCAGACTGTGCAAGCGCCGTGACATAAAGATTGCCATCTTTCAACCGTCGGCGCGCCTCGCGTTCACTTTCTGCCGCGATCACACCGGTTTTTTGTTTGCCCCTGCTATCAAGGGCTTTGTAATCAAACGCCTGCATGTGTAGCCCCTGAAACCCTTGAAACCCGCATCACTTCTTCCACGGTCGTGATGCCTTCTTCAACCAGCTGAGCACCAGACTGCGACAGGGTGCCCCCGTTTTGAAAGGCGTGTTTCTCAATCGCCTGCTCCGAAACGTTTTCCTGTATAAGATGGCGCACTGTGTCATCAACATGCAAAAGCTCATAAATACCGATACGGCCTTTATACCCTGTACCATTGCACGCTGGGCACCCTACAGGCTCCGCAAGACGTTTCGTATCCGTAATACTTAAAAGTGTTGCTACATGGGCCGCGTTACTGTGTGGCTGTTTGCACACGGGGCACAGTTTGCGCACAAGGCGCTGTGCCAACACTCCCTTAACAGTTGATGACATCAAAAACGGCTCTACGCCCATATCTTTCAAGCGTGTAACAGCGGCAGCAGCGCTGTTTGTATGCACTGTCGAAAGCACAAGGTGGCCGGTCAAGCTAGCCTGAATAGCCATTTCAGCCGTTTCCATATCGCGGATTTCACCCACCATCACCACATCAGGATCCTGCCGTAAAATTGCGCGCAGGCCAGATGCGAAAGTCATCCCAACCTTAGAGTTTACCTGCGTTTGGCTCACCCCCGGTACAGCATATTCAACAGGGTCTTCTACCGTCATAATATTGCGGGTTTGGTCGTTTAGCAGCGACAGGCTGGCATAAAGCGTGGTTGTTTTACCAGAGCCTGTTGGCCCGGTTACCAGCAAAATACCGTTAGGTTCTGCAAGCAGGTTCTTCATGCCCCTATAAACCGCATCCGGCATACCAAGGTCAGGCAGGGTTAAATGCGCCTGCGCTGTATCCAGCAACCGAAGAACCACCCGCTCGCCGTGCCTCGAAGGCAATGTTGAAACCCGCACGTCAATTGCTTTTTCGCCGAGTGTCAGGGAAAGCCTGCCATCTTGCGGCAAGCGCTTTTCAGCAATATCAAGCCGTGACATTACCTTGATACGCGAAACAATAAACGGTGCCAACCGCGCAGGCAAACTGGCAACTTCTGCCAGAACACCGTCTATGCGCAACCGTACGGAAAGTGTATGTTCAAATGGTTCCAAATGCACATCAGAGGCACGGGTTTTCACCGCTTCCGCCATCAGGCCATTAATAAGGCGTATAACGGGGGCATCGTCATCATTCGCCAGTAAATCCGCTGTTTGAGGCAACCCTTCCAAGGCGCTGTCCAGCCCTTCAACCGGCAGGTTATCATGCAACGATGCATCAAAACCATCTGCCGCATAAACGGTTGAAAGATGTGCATCAAATTCCTGCTGGCTTTTGTGCACAAGCCTAATAGGCTGGCCTATCACACGTCGCACTTCACGGAGATAAGCTATATCAGCCCCTGCCCGCATGGCGACCAGCGCCGCGCCTTCTTCATAGCCTGCCACGGCAAAACCAAAGTCTTTTGCAAAGCCATATTTTAGAAGTGTGTCTGGTTTTTCTGTCATGGCTGAACCTAATTGTTACCCTGCATATCAGGCGCGGTTCCGCCCATCACTTCCTGTACCAACACATCCAGAGGGATCTGTGATTTAATGCCAGCCTGCTTTGCACGCATATAACCATATTTATGGCCTGTGGCGGCTTTCAGGTCGTCGCTGCTACGCAGAATTGTTGGGCGCAAGAAAATCATCAGATTGGTTTTTGCTGATGATTTGCTATCAGACCGGAAAGCGTGCCCTAATATGGGAATATCTCCCAACAACGGTATTTTATCAGTACGCGTGCTTTCCGTTTGTTCAATAAGGCCGCCGAGTACAACAATTTCGCCGTCTTTCACCCTAACGGTGGTTTGAATTTCGCGCTTATTGGTAATCAACTGTGAAGAGTCTGTGCCCACAGAACCAGCGATAGACGAAATTTCTTGCCTGATAGCGAGCCGGATTTCATCGCCCTCATTTACTTGCGGAGTTACTTCAAGCTGCACACCAACATCCTTCCGCTCAATAGTGCGGAACGGGTTTGTATTTGAACTGCCAAGGGCCTCACCTGTTGTAACCGGGATTTCCTGCCCAGAGAGAAAACGTGCAGGCTCGTTATCCATTGTAACAATCGAAGGTGTTGAAAGGATATTACTGCCGGTATCCTGTTTGAGCGCCGTTAAAACTGCGCCAAAAATAGTGCCGTTATCTGATTGCCCACCAATACCAAGCGCAAAGCCATTTAAGCCTAGCAGAGAATCAACCGCTGTTGCTTTCAGTAAATCAGACGTTGAGGTACTATCAGAATCGCCATCGCTACTACTGCTATCACCGTCCAGAGCAAGCGCGCCAGTAACGGCTAAAATATTGGGTGCTGTATTGGAATAGTTAGCAACGGTGAACGGTATATTGCTCCGATCTCCACCTGCGAGAATATACTGCACACCAAGGTTTTTTGCAGCCCCTTCAGATACTTCAACAACGATAGCTTCTACCAGCACCTGCGCGCGCGGCAGGTCCAGCATGTGAATAACACCCGCGACCTTTTGCTGCATTTCGGAAGATGCATTAATAACCAGCGCATTTGCGCCAGCATACGACGAAATCGTAACATCGCTGTTACCGGGCAATTCTTTACCCGTTGCATCCTTGCGGGAAAGCGATTTTGTGATCGTTTCCAGCATTGGCAAAAGCTTTTCTGCACTGGCATGCTTCAAGTAAATAACCCGCAGGTCGCCGCGTGAGGCATTGCTTTTATCCAGTTCTTTCAAAACAGGTAAAAAGCTATCAATAACGTCGCGGGAGCCTTTTAAAATAAGGGTGTTGCTGCTTTCAAGCGGCAAAGCCGTAAGGGTTAGACGTGCGCTATCTTCAAAGCCCGGCTGTGTTGACAGGCTAAGGGCAATTTCTGCCATTTCTGTGGCGGATGTATTTTCGAGTGTCAAGGTGCGGATAACAGAAGGGTCTGTATCCATAGAGGCTATCAAGTCAGCAATACGGCGCAGGTTTTCTGCATAATCTGTCATGATAACAAGCTGCATACCTTTGCGGGCAAACGTGCGGCCATTTTTATCAATGAACGGCTTTGCGGCTGCTTGCACCGCAAGGGGGTCAGCAAATTTAAGAGTAAACACCCGCGTGACCAACTGGTCACCACGACCACTGGCACCAACAAGCGTAGAATCTTGCCCCGCCACATCATCGGGTACAATTTTAAAGGCGCCACTTGCCGTAGGCACAACAGTAAAGCCATTCACTCGAAGGGCAGATAGAAACGTCTGAAACACACCTTCCGCCGAAACCTGTTCGCTTGAAACAACGTTCACCTTGCCTTTAACACGCGGATCAATAATGAAGGTTCTACCCGTGAGCGCTGCAATATCGTCGATAAACACCCTGATATCGGCATCATTGTAATTCAGCACCTGCCCTTCACTTGCTGCTTGTACAGCACCAGTTTGGAAACTGCTCATTAACAGACATGACAACAAGGCATATTTCATTGATTTGATCATAAATTTCACCACACTACAGGAATGGTTTGAACGCGTTTTTCACCGCGTCGTTCATATGTAAAAGACACGCGGCGAACGCCGTTTAATTCGTCTGCCAGTTCGGTTAGGCGTTCAAAAGAGACAAGGGCAATATCATTAACAGACAAAACAATGTCATCGGGTTCAAGGCTAAGCGCCTGCAAACTGGGATCTGACGCAGCAATACCCACCTGAAAGCCAGCAATACGACCACCTGAATAAGCTGGCGTTAGTGCAAGACCTTGCACTAAGCCCGCTAATTCTGCCCCAGCAACGGAGCGCCCATTAGAGGTTGATAAACCTTGTGGCTGCGGCGTCTTACGCGCAGATGCCGGGTACATATAAACTGTTTCCCGTACACCAGAGCGTGAAATCTCGATCCGGTCATTAAAAATACCGGTTAATGTCACACCCGGTTTGATGGCACCACCCAGTTGCACAAGTTGCTGTGGGTCATCACCCACTTTCAAAATAGCGCTACCGCCACCGTTTTTATCTGTCCTTAGACCAAAGATAGCTATTTTCATGCTGCTTTCTGGCGCGGCCTTGCCGGTAGCTGCTTTTTGCACAATTGTTCTATAAAAAGGATCAAAACCGCTAATGGCAGCAGGCGCTTTAGAATGCAGAGGCACACCCTTTGCGGCATGCGGCACCACCGGCATTTGCCAGTTTTCTTCTGCCTGATACCCCGTTATCCACCCGGCACTAAAATAACCAAGCGCCAAAACCAGTATAATTTCGGTACAAACAACAAGGCCCCTGAGCCACAAGGGAACAGAGGTAAACAGATGTGCAGCTTTAGCTGCGGTCGACGTGTCACTTTTGTGATCTCCGCCGGATGTTTCTTTGTTTCTAATCAGCATTTTTTTTGCTTTATGTGTGGTCAGCCGCCTCAGCGACTGACCAATATTGTTAGTAAATAGTTCTAGAACTTGTAGGTAACACCAACAGCAAAGGTACGACCAAGGTCATACTGCTCAACAATCTGGCCTTCCTGAGTCCACTCAGCTTTGTCGCCCAGAATGTTTTCTGCTTCCATTTTCAGCTCAACAATGTTGCTGCCGATTTCAAGCTCTTTGCGGTACACAAAGTTCAGCATCATTGGCGGCACTTCATATTCATCCTGAACACCGTTGATGCCAACGCCAGACAGGCGCTTGCCAGTATAGTTCAACACCAAAGCGAGAGATTCACCGCGTTCAACATCTTCCCAACCAAACTGTAGGTTACCAAGCCAGTCAGACTGACCTTGCATAGAACGCACAAGATTGGTTGCAGTTGATGCAAAACTAGAGCTTGGGTCGATTATGGTTTCTGAATCGATATACGATCCGTTTGCACGAACATAAACTTCGCGGCTACCAAGCCAATCCCAACCTAACCAGTCCTGAAGTGGCAGGATTTTGTGAACCTCAAGTTCCACACCTTTCAGTTCAGCAGAGTCCGCATTGATATAACCTTGAAGCGGGCCTTCACCAAGAATAGTGAATGTCTCTTCAATCGGATTACTGAACTCTTTGTAGAACAGACCCAGTGTTACAGATTCGCCTGCCGCAAAATACCATTCGAAGCGTGCATCATAGTTATTGATCTCGGTAATTTGCAGGTTCAAGTTACCGCGAACAGTCCGGCGACGCTCGTCATTGATAAACGGAGCAGATGACAGTTCCCGCATATCAGGACGGGTGATTGTCTGGCTGTAAGCAAGACGAAGTTGCATGTTATCAACAAATTCATACGTCAGTGTTGCAGATGGCAGCCAGTATTCTGCGTTCTGCGTTACCACCACGGGTGTATCTGTCGTACGGTCTACAGTGGAGACAATCTGGGTTGAGTTTTCATACCGCATACCAAAGGCGGCCCGCAGCTTGTCTGTTACCTGAACGTCTGCCCCTAAATAGCCTTGCTTGTTTTCAAACGAAGCCGTGAAATAATCTGACGGGTCAAATTTTTCCGCCAGTTCAATGCCACCCGGAGCAATGTTTGCTGGGCCAAAGATAATTTCAGGCACCAGTTCCCTAAGGTCGAAGTTTGCACCTGCAGGGAAGTCAAAGAAGTAGCGAACCACACCGTAGCTGCGTTCTTTATCTTCGTAAGTAAAGCCACCTTTTATATCAACAGCGAAATCACCGATGCTCATTGGCTGGACAAAGTTAAAACCAGCCTCGTATGATTCATCATCAAGAGCACTGTATGATGTTGTATTGGCATCAGACCGTGCAAGTGTGCGGAACACATCGTCGTTATCGTCAAAAACATAGGTGATTTCACGGCGCAGTGGTGCATCGCGGTCTGCTCGTGAATAGTTTACACGCCAGTCAAAATCCATATCCTGAAACATGCCATTATCACCAAACAGGGCGAATGTGTGCTCACCAGAAAGCTGGTTGGTTAAAACCTGACTTTCAGTCCAGTCTATATAGGAAAGCGTCCGCAGTTCATCTTTTTCTGATGCTGTGAAACCTTTCTGGATTAAAGATGTTTTCTTGGATTGACGCAGAACCATACTTGTAAGGTTCAGAGAGTTGTTTGCGTTAATCTCATACCCGAGGGA
Proteins encoded:
- a CDS encoding TonB-dependent receptor domain-containing protein, with translation MKMNHNKFKSALLASTVLLVPGQAFAQDTAAQDRNDVEEITVQGRYIPDEKRATSEIANILDSESFSQAGDSDVAVALQRVPGLSVVGGKYVFVRGLGDRYSSTLLNGSSIPSPEPLRRVVPLDIFPTAMIENVLVQKTYSPEYPASFGGGVIDLRTKTIPDEFVLELGVGTKVNTASTFKKGLSYDGSGSEILGFGGSMRNIPKEILADVTLESLTPAELEAAGEALPNIWSIDEEKNLPGGSFNFLWGNRYDVGSESAWGFFAAVTYDVEQTNQFGFQKGFNTSNAGLVERYSFSPEVCDSYDGAGDDCGTRQTEMEINLNGILSLGYEINANNSLNLTSMVLRQSKKTSLIQKGFTASEKDELRTLSYIDWTESQVLTNQLSGEHTFALFGDNGMFQDMDFDWRVNYSRADRDAPLRREITYVFDDNDDVFRTLARSDANTTSYSALDDESYEAGFNFVQPMSIGDFAVDIKGGFTYEDKERSYGVVRYFFDFPAGANFDLRELVPEIIFGPANIAPGGIELAEKFDPSDYFTASFENKQGYLGADVQVTDKLRAAFGMRYENSTQIVSTVDRTTDTPVVVTQNAEYWLPSATLTYEFVDNMQLRLAYSQTITRPDMRELSSAPFINDERRRTVRGNLNLQITEINNYDARFEWYFAAGESVTLGLFYKEFSNPIEETFTILGEGPLQGYINADSAELKGVELEVHKILPLQDWLGWDWLGSREVYVRANGSYIDSETIIDPSSSFASTATNLVRSMQGQSDWLGNLQFGWEDVERGESLALVLNYTGKRLSGVGINGVQDEYEVPPMMLNFVYRKELEIGSNIVELKMEAENILGDKAEWTQEGQIVEQYDLGRTFAVGVTYKF